A genome region from Macaca nemestrina isolate mMacNem1 chromosome 15, mMacNem.hap1, whole genome shotgun sequence includes the following:
- the LOC105486820 gene encoding SCP2 sterol-binding domain-containing protein 1 — MWKRSGHQPKIKAEDGPLAGQFEVLGSVPEPAMPHPLELSELESFSVFEDIRLHIREVGAQLVKKVNAIFQLDITKDGKIILQWTIDLKNGSGDMYPGPARLPADTVFTIPEPVFMELVLGKMNPQKAFLAGKFKVSGKVLLSQKLERVFKDWAKF, encoded by the coding sequence ATGTGGAAGAGAAGTGGCCATCAACCCAAGATCAAAGCAGAGGATGGACCTCTGGCTGGCCAATTCGAGGTTCTGGGTTCAGTTCCAGAACCTGCCATGCCACATCCTCTAGAGCTGTCAGAACTCGAGAGCTTCTCGGTGTTTGAGGACATTAGGCTTCACATCAGGGAAGTGGGAGCTCAATTGGTCAAGAAAGTCAATGCCATCTTTCAGCTGGACATCACCAAAGATGGGAAGATCATTTTGCAGTGGACCATTGATCTGAAGAATGGTTCTGGGGACATGTATCCGGGACCTGCCAGGCTCCCAGCAGACACTGTCTTTACAATCCCGGAGCCCGTCTTTATGGAGCTGGTTTTGGGCAAAATGAACCCACAGAAGGCTTTCCTTGCTGGCAAGTTCAAAGTGAGTGGCAAGGTTCTGCTTAGCCAGAAGCTGGAAAGGGTTTTCAAAGACTGGGCTAAATTTTAA